The DNA sequence CCAATAATAAGGCTGTCTTGACCTGGATCACTATTGATATTTTAGCTCTCTTTCTGTACTTAAGTGAAACAGTTACTAGGACCTGACCTTGACTTCATACGTTTGTAGAAAATTCGGGCCCTGTGTTTATATCATTATGTTATTGAACCTTTTGAATAGTAATCACGTATGTAAGGCCAATAGATGTATCTAGTTTTAATTTGAAAAGCCAGACTAGAGTGGCCTCTCATTGTTCTATCACTGTCACAGTCTAGTAGTAATGAACCTCATCTGCAAGCGAATCATGCCGGTGTTTTGACGCAGCAAAGAGAGGTGCAGACTTCTTGCTCAGAAGGAACACAATAATAAGTGTCATCATGGATTTTAGTAGGAACAGGCGACGAAATGATCATGATGCTATCCAATGGAGGATTTCATCTTACCTGGACAGTTTCTTCGTCCTCTATGGTCTTGGTCCGAAAAGACAAAAATCACAAAATTTGCTTATTCGGTTTTGGGCAGCAACCAACCATACTAGTGAAGATAGAACAAAATTTGCTTATTCAGTTATGACTTCTATCTGTTTGCCTGTCTTTGAATACATAAATAGAGACTTCGCTTTGAGTTGTGGTATTCCTCTTACAGCTATGCTGGGTTGAAAATGGTTAGTGAAACAATCAATTTATTCGTTTCCTTATACTAAGGCATCAGTGTCATAAAAGTATTACCTTCTTGTATAGCTCACGTAACAAACTGGTTAATTGTTTCCTTTTCTTTATAATTTCTATGATTATTTTCCTTGCACCAGTTTATCTCCTCCGTGTGCTGTCCCTTTCTTGAAGGAACAGAACGAATATATAAGCCTGACATCAGATTCAATTCATCTAAGTTTCTGCTATTCCGTCGTCTGACTCTTGTTAGTTAAAAGCTGATTGTTACTAACAAAACATTGCACTGCACTTTGTACTATCTACTAATGCCAGTTCCACCCATTGTTGCAGATAACACAAGTTAAACACCCCTTCCGCCTCAACCTTCAGGGTATAGATGTAAGACTTTTCTTCAGAAACAAATATATCGAGATTAATTTTTAAGGTATCTAAGCAAGCAATACTTTATTGCCAGCTTCCATTAAGTGCATCCAAGGAAATTGATCATGTGTTAGGAGTAGTGTGTCAAGAATTTGGACTCCCTCTCGCTCAATGTTGGGTCATCGGAGACCTTGATTTGTGCACTTCTGATCATTTGAGAGGTACTACAGAAGCATTGGTTGTGACCAAATATGCAACTTCTACACTTTATGAATCCATAACATCATGGTGCGAGTTCAAAAGAGCTTGTTGGCAAATGTGTATGAGAAAAGATCAGGGCGCTGTAGGCAAAGCATTTCTATCTCATAAACCATGCTTTTGCAGTGACATAACACAATTCAGCATTACTAAATACCCATTGGCACACTTTGTGAGAAGGTGTGGGGCTATGGCTTGCTTTACAATATGTTTGCAGAGCTTTATAACCGGAAATAGAGATTATGTACTGGAGTTTTTTCTGCCACATGAAAAAATAAATAGTTCTCATCCTCGAACCTTGTTAAAAGCCTTATTGGCAACTTTGAAGGAACATTTCCAAACTTTTGTTGTTGTTTCGGGAGAAGGTCTAGGAGAAGAGAAAAATGTTGTAGTTGTAGACACTTCTATGCACAAAGAACTCCAGCCTTATATAGTAGGTGAATATTTTGGAGATGAAAGCAGAGTCACTGCAATAGTGCATTGCAATGGGCAATTGACGGTGAAAGATGATCCACGACAAGATAAGGACGTTTTGGATGAAGACAAAGATAACTCAAGCGGTCAGTCTTATGTAAAAACTGGAATCAAGGAAATCTCACGAAGAAAAATTGATAATGCTGCAGAGATTATTGATTGTAAGTCTTTGTACCTTTATGTATTCCTGTTTCATCTTGGTTTTTTCTTAGATGATTTCAATTTGTTCAATCATTCACTTGTTTCTTCATAGTGGATGAACTGGGAGAAGGTTTACCAGCTGAACTCATCGAGTGTAATGAACCTCAATCTttcagttcccaagccaagagaTCTCTGCCTTGGAAACAAATACATCAATTTAAAAATTGCAGAGAAATTAAGAAAGAAAGAATTGAACTAGATCCTTCACATAAGCAAATGTTAGAGCAAGATACTTTAAATCAGAAAGGGGCTGGAACAGAAAAAGATGAAAGAAGCATTCATGGAAGACACATCAGTTTTGGGAGTCTCAGCGAGCATTTGGGAAGACCGCTTGCCGATGCCGCCAAAAGCTTTAACGGCAAGTTTTTTTTTGAACTATGCTCTCGCACGTTTCAGTTTGCTTATTTTCATGAAAACAACTATGTTTTAAACAACTTTCACTAAATTTAAACTTTATAACCATTAATCTTGTTTCAAATCTTTAATCTTGTAGTTAGTCGATCGACATTCAAACGCATGTGTAGAGAAAACGGTATTACTAGGTGGAAATCCAACAAGAGGCAGGTGGAGAGAACTCCATTAACAAGTAAAAATAATCATCGTTGTCGCTTGCCTCCCATGGAAGATACAGCTATCTGTTGGAAAATAtgaaaatatgggtataagtcccatattggtaagtcatatttttgagcattatgactaaaagatatgtgagatatgatgatattctcttaataatggaaattattattttccattagaatttggctcaaatattatggcataaattaatttgattttgtttcagattaattgatatggtgtatgtcttgatatatttaatctgattctgtttcagattatttatggaatagagtagcttgcaagtattacaccggTTCCATAActaatgatatttaattatgaaaaagagtagcgcacaagtctatctacacctatataaacacctctaaggcgttagggttagacacaccaaaaacatattcgactctaaacacaaatctttctctctctcggtgatagtttcgtgcccgttcaaactcgctgaaggtgctcgttatccgtaacgccgccgctacctcgttttatcctgggaggctatcgactcgcacatacggtgagaggcgaaatagctttaaggagacattttcaactggactcgagaatctctcttctgtttatatcttttcttcctccgtttgatttcgtttactcacgcacacacttgtttgattatttgtattaatcgcagattgttttcacaatcttaaagctatttattttatatacatctgtgactgatacatctgtatctgcttgttttgttgagtaacagatcgatggagaaccaaactgtgaacgattcgatgaacatgacggctgatcccaacgcacagatcaaTGGATCTGATGGGATTCACCAGCAGCCaattaaccctaacgcacggatcgtacgatctgatgggggtcaaacgcctgttggacatgtgccttcgggacatgtgcctgtgggacacactgtcattggacagtttagtgttcctcttgaACAGATATCagcaggattcactcctccgatcatacctgcggtgcctactggtgtgcatacacctgtagtatagacgcacgtaccatctgttccacccgtggtgcctgctacacctgttatgccaactgtgcctgctgcacatgctgaaaaacctgagaagttcaacggaacgaacttcaaacgttggcaacaaaagatgcacttttatctgaccacgttgcatatggatcgcttccttaaggaagaaccaccgttgctcactgctgagagtaacatgcagactgtgtatgctgctgatccttaaggaagaaccatcgttgctcactgctgagagtaacatgcagactgtgtatgctgctgatgcttggaagcactccgactacatctgtcggaactatgtgttaaattgtttgtctgactcgttgtataacgtatacagcgcgaagccaacagctaaggtcttatgggagtcacttgaccataagtataaaatcgaggacgctggggcaaagaagtggattgttggccgctttcttgattataagatggcagactctaagactgtggtcagtcaggtgcaggaactgcaagtgatcattcatgacattcatgctgagggaatggtcataagtgagtctttccaagttgctgctgttattgaaaagtTCCACCTGaatggaaagatttcaagaactaccttaagcacaagcgaaaggagatgtctatggaggatcttattgttagacttcgtattgaagaagacaacagagggtccgagaagaaagttaacgttgccactgagaaggcaaacatggtggagcatgctcaaagctccaagcccaagaaggctaattctggtaaaggggcaaagctggcacccaagggagggatttcgaagtcgaaatttcaagggaagtgctacaactgtgataaagttggtcataggtcttctgactgcaagaagcccaagaagcccaacaagaagaaagaagcaaacatggtagagaatatctccaaggagatgggtgacatagacctctgtgctacggtctctgaagtgaacctggtcggttctaatccacatgaatggtggattgatactggtgctactaggcatgtttgctcagacaaggcggttttctctagcctcaaagcttctgatgctggtgagaagctctacatggggaattcagcaacttctaccattgagggtgaaggcacggtgatcctgaagatgacctctgggaagaatctgactttgaagaatgtactttatgtgcctgatattcgcaagaaccttgtgtctggttctctgttgaataaGCAAGGCTTTCGtattgtaatagagtcagataaagttattttgtctaagagtggtatgtttgtaggcaagggttatttaactgatgggctttttaagctcaatgtaatgtccgttaaggacgataatgaaatgaagaattcttctgcttacttgcttgagtctcctaatttatggcatgctagattaggacatgtaaattatgacactttacgacgtttaagtgcaaaagaatacatacctaaacttactatcaatccaaaacataagtgtgagacttgtgttgaggcaaaattaacgagatcatcatttaaacgtgtggaaaggaacaccaaagtgctagacctaatacatagcgacatatgtgatttaaaattcgctccaacaagaggaggaaacaagtattttattacattcattgatgtttgtacaaaatactgctatgtatatttgttgaaaagcaaagatgaagctatagataaatttaaaatctataaggaagaagttgagacacaacaaactgagaaaatcaaaacgatacgaagtgatcgtggaggtgaatatgttgaaccgtttggggaattctgttcacaacatggtataatccatgaggtcactgcaccatactcccctcagtcaaatggtgtggctgaaaggaagaatcgcactctgaaagagatgatgaatgcgatattgttaagctctgggctcccacaatcgatgtggggagaagccatcttaagcacaaataatattttaaatattacgatgcgcaagaataaggatgtaagtccttatgaaatgtggaagaaaaagaaaccaagttaccaatacctgaaagtgtgggggtgccttgcaaaggtactgatccctacaccgaagaaggtgaagataggtcctaagactgtggattgtgtcttcatcggatatcctccacacagcactgcatatcggtttcttgttcatgaatccaagattcctgatattcaaaagaataccattatggaatcaagaaatgcctcattttttgagacgatgtttccctgtaatccaggaaaccaacaacctacgacgtctaaacgatctcatgagtctgtagatgacgataatgagagtgacgaaagtgaagacgaaaatgtgggggtagtgagaaggagcaaaagacaacgaacggagaaatcctatgggtctgattttatgacctatttgctcgaagaaggtgacccaaaaacttataaggaggcggttacctcacctgatgggcctatgtggaaagaggccatcaagaatgaagttgattcaattatgcaaaatcatacttgggaattagtggacttgccaactggttgcaaaccattaggtagcaagtgggttttcaagaagaagttgaaaactgatggcactattgataagtataaggccagacttgtaattaaaggatacaagcaacaaaaaggccttgattactttgatacatattctcctgtaacgagaataacgtccataaggatgatgtttgctattgctgcaatgcgtaatctaactgtacatcaaatggatgtgaaaacagctttcctaaatggagacatagatgaagaaatctatatggaacaacctgaagggtttgttgtcccaggacaagaaaggaaagtgtgtagattggtgaaatcattgtatggtttgaaacaagcgcctatgaaatggcatgaaaaatttgatgaggtcgtgctggccaatggtttcaaaatcaatgaatgtgatagttgtgcctattacaaggataacgagaacaactatgtcaaggagaatgacaatggctatgtcatgatgacactatatgtagatgatctacttattgctggaagcaatgataaagttatcaaatctacaaaggacatgttgaaatcaaggttcgacatgaaagatatgggactagcaaatgtaattctgggaattcaaatttctagaacatcagagggtctcgcattaagtcaaccacattatgttgacaagatccttgagaagtttcttaaggatgactttgagaaagctaggacacctgtggatatgactttgcacctatccaagaacaaaggtgtagctgtttcccaattggaatactcgaggataattggtagtctgatgtacctcatgagttgtacaagaccagacattgcatactcaattagcaagttgagtaggtttacgagtaatccgggagctgatcactggaaagcgattataagggtactaaggtacttgaggggaactcgagactatggactgcactatggcagatacccagcagtattagaaggatatactgacgtaaattggatatctagcaagaaagcacttaagtctacgagtggctatgtgtttacattagctggagcggcaatatcatggaaatcctcaaaacaaacggtgataactcattccacgatggaagctgagtttgtggcactagataaatgcgccgaagaggctgaatatctacgtcagtttttggaggatattccaagatgaccaaagcctgtaactgcaatagggattcactgtgatagtcaatccgctattggcagagcacagagcacgatgtataatggaaagtctcgtcatatacgacgacgacacagttccattagacaattgatctcaaccggaattatcactatcgactatataccgtcaaaggataatatcgcggatccactaaccaaagggttatcaagagaagtggttgagaaatcatcgagagggatgggccttaagcctattgcttaacggcatcatggtggacacccaaccattgctgactggagatcccaagaacttggttcaatgggacaactaaatcatgatgaccaaatcactgtgggggtagcccctggcctgttcctatgatgaggaaacagtgagacccgtaaggtacgaggttaagctttgagcctttaatgatctttgatgaatacatggagctcaggagtgaacgcatggaattcagttgagtaaacgcgggttactctataagataaagatcacctatgtgggagagaagtggggccgcttcaaaggagaattgcgaggcacaattctttagaaacttctgcagaaccaggacgatgttccatggccaaaatggacatactcatgagagctgaacgagtcagaaacgatatagtgataagtatatcatcgtttatataaacggtcgaacagttcaaggacaagcacgtctactgtctaccagtaaagtcggtatgcttactcgagcgaaggttcaaggagcattctctacctatcgtatgctatatctgatcgaagaaactatcaccaagtcaaactccgtgtctgtctgtctgtctgtctggtgtgtgctactaagatcaccaatctcacccatgtgggggattgttggaaaatatgggtataagtcccatattggtaagtcatatttttgagcattatgactaaaagatgtgtgagatatgatgatattctcttaataatggaaattattattttccattagaatttggctcaaatattatggcataaattaatttgattttgtttcagattaattgatatggtgtatgtcttgatatatttaatctgattctgtttcagattatttatggaatagagtagcttgcaagtattacaccgattccataattaatgatatttaattatggaaaagagtagcgcacaagtctatctacacctatataaacacctctaaggcgttagggttagacacaccaaaaacatattcgcctctaaacacaaatctctctctctcggtgatagtttcgtgcccgttcaagctcgctgaaggtgctcgttatccgtaacgccgccgctacctcgttttttcctgggaggctatcgactcgcacatacggtgagaggcgaaatagctttaaggagacagtttcaactggactcgaggatctctcttctgtttatatcttttcttcctccgtttgatttcgtttactcacgcacacacttgtttgattatttgtattaatcgcagattgttttcaCACTATCACTGGTGCAACGCAAAACATGACTGAGGTAAGTGTGAAGGCAGTGTACAGAGGTGTTATGTTAAGGTTTGAACTGCCTCTGTCATCAGGAATGCGAGAGCTGGAAGGAAATCTGATTGAGAGGCTACATTTAGAGAGGGAAAAGTTGAGCATCAAGTATCAAGATGATGAAGGTGACTGGGTTTTAATTGCATGTGAGAAGGATATCCAGAAATGTTTGGATATTGCGAAATATCTGGAGAAAACAACAATTAGGATGTTGGTTGAACCGCCCATCCATCATCAGGGACCTTGAGAAAATAACTGTTATGCATTTTATTCCTTGTTTACTTAATGTATTGTATGAATAACTTCATAAATTCTTTACACAGACCTATTGATTACATAAAATGAAAATTTCTACTGTAACGATTTCATTTCTTAAATGTAATTTTTGAATAACGCAGAATAAACTATTTGTTATAATATGATTATCACATGATCAATATTGTGAGCTTGTAATAGTAGGGCTATGAACTAGCACTTGAAATTGCATACATGCAATTAATGCCTTATTCCTTGCATTGTTTATAAAAGTCATGCAATTGTGAATGAAAAGAACACACCAGCAACAATCTCTCCTTTGCTTGCATTCTTTTTATTACCTCTCTGCCCCTTTTATTTAATACAACTATTGTTATAATATAGTTAGTATTTTACAACACGTTATCAACACGAAGTCCTGCCGAAACTGAGAAgatatacttttaatttaaatttacatatatatgagtagacgtggttacaccctctacatataatttatatatatatatatgaccgAAGTAGACGTGGTTATACCCTTtactaataatttaaatatatatggtCGGAGCACCGCCTGTTATTTTACGGTACCATTTAATTTTGGGTAATACCGAAGTATAGTGGGAACCTCAATTTATAATTTGCATAGCTATCGGATAATAACTTTTTGACCCTAACTAACTTATGCAGGATTATCCACTTTAATTTATTATTGGTCGGAGATAACCTGCATACGCAAACGTCCGTATGGTGGGTGAAAATCCAtttgtcattttatatatagatctgtttatattatcaatgataataatgatatatacattGATTATTGCGTACTTGTTAACACACCTGATTAACTAGGAAtttatgtaatatttacattaatgaattaaaatttaataattttcgtGTTAATTCAGATTTAGTATGACAAATATTACAAGTTTGTCGTTTGTTGCCTTGGACATTTCTGGcgataattatttatcatgggtACAAGATGTAAAGTTGCATTTGGGTTCAAAGAAATTAAGCGATACAATAAAGGCAGAAAATAAATCTACGGCTGAAGAAAACTTTACCTCTATAATTTTTCTCCGACACCACATGCATGAAGATTTAAAATCTGAGTACTTGGAAGTCGAAGATACctttattttatgggaaaatctaAAGGATAGGTTCGATCACCAAAAACTAGTTTATCTACCTGCAGCTGAAAATGATTGGGTTAATTTAAGACTTCAGGATTTTAAGAGTGTCCGAGCATATAGCTCTGCTTTGTTCAAAATAAGTTATAGGCTTATTATGTGTGGTGAGAAAGTTACGGAAAAAAGAAAAATCGATAAAACACTATCAACTTTTCACCCAAACAATATCAACTTAGCAGAGATATACAGGGAGCGCAAATTTACTAAGTTCGGGGATCTTCTATCAATTCTCCTCGTTGCAGAACAGAATCATGAATTGGTGATTAAGAATCATCAATCCCGTCCAACAGGATCTGCCCCATTACCTGAAGTAAATAACATCTCATTCCGGCAGAATGTACGTGGAAAAGGGTATAGAGGTGGACGGGGCCAAGGGCGGTACCGTGGACGAGGTCGGAGCCACGGGCATTTTCGTCCATATAACAACTCTGGTCACCGGAAGTGACAATCTGAATCACAGAGTAAAAGAAAGGCACCGCGAGGAGGAAAAACTGAAAATGTTTGCTATAGGTGCGGCATGGATGGGCACTGGATACGTAATTGTCATACCTCAGATCATCTTGTTAAGCTATACCAATCTTCTCaaaaatcaaaagagaaaatggTAGAAACAAATTTCGCCAACAATAATATAGATGATTTTCCGAGAATCACAACTGGAGGAATAA is a window from the Apium graveolens cultivar Ventura chromosome 1, ASM990537v1, whole genome shotgun sequence genome containing:
- the LOC141670611 gene encoding uncharacterized protein LOC141670611, which translates into the protein MFISSVCCPFLEGTERIYKPDIRFNSSKFLLFRRLTLITQVKHPFRLNLQGIDLPLSASKEIDHVLGVVCQEFGLPLAQCWVIGDLDLCTSDHLRGTTEALVVTKYATSTLYESITSWCEFKRACWQMCMRKDQGAVGKAFLSHKPCFCSDITQFSITKYPLAHFVRRCGAMACFTICLQSFITGNRDYVLEFFLPHEKINSSHPRTLLKALLATLKEHFQTFVVVSGEGLGEEKNVVVVDTSMHKELQPYIVGEYFGDESRVTAIVHCNGQLTVKDDPRQDKDVLDEDKDNSSGQSYVKTGIKEISRRKIDNAAEIIDLDELGEGLPAELIECNEPQSFSSQAKRSLPWKQIHQFKNCREIKKERIELDPSHKQMLEQDTLNQKGAGTEKDERSIHGRHISFGSLSEHLGRPLADAAKSFNGKFFFELCSRTFQFAYFHENNYVLNNFH